The following is a genomic window from Staphylococcus saccharolyticus.
TTAAAGAAAACTGCGCGAAAGTATGGTTTAGAAGCAGAAGATGTTGTTTTAATTTCAGCTGAAAAAGGTTGGGGCATCAATGATTTACTACAATCTATTAAACAAGTAAGAGATAATAATGATGTTTATATAGTTGGGACAACTAATGTAGGTAAATCAACACTAATTAATAAATTAATTGAACATAGTGTTGGTGAAAAGGATGTAGTAACAACATCTCGATTCCCTGGAACTACATTAGATATGATTGATATACCACTTGACGAAAAAACGTTTATGTATGATACACCCGGAATTATACAAAATCATCAAATGACTCACCATGTAACTGAGCAAGAACTTAAAACAATTATGCCAAAAAAAGAAATTAAACAACGGATATATCAACTCAATGAAGGACAGACGCTATTTTTTGGAGGACTTGCTCGAATTGATTATATAACAGGTGGTAAGCGCCCTTTAGTCTGTTTCTTTTCAAATGATATAAACATTCATAGAACTAAAACTGAAAAAGCGAATGAATTATGGAAATCACAATTGGGATCACTTTTATTTCCTCCTAAAAAAATTGAAAACTTTAGTTTAAATAATATTAAAGCAGTGAGACTTGAAACTGGTAAATCTAAACGGGATGTAATGATTTCAGGTCTTGGATTCATTACAATTGATGCAGGAGCGAAAGTAATCGTACGTATTCCTAAAAATGTCGACGTTATTCTAAGAGACTCAATTTTATAACAAAGGA
Proteins encoded in this region:
- the yqeH gene encoding ribosome biogenesis GTPase YqeH, translating into MSETLKCIGCGAPLQSENKDALGYVPEHNMFREDVICQRCFRLKNYNEVQDVGMDSEDFLNLLTSLSEKSGIIVNVVDVFDFEGSFINAIKRIVGNKKIILVANKLDLLPKQINKRRVKEWLKKTARKYGLEAEDVVLISAEKGWGINDLLQSIKQVRDNNDVYIVGTTNVGKSTLINKLIEHSVGEKDVVTTSRFPGTTLDMIDIPLDEKTFMYDTPGIIQNHQMTHHVTEQELKTIMPKKEIKQRIYQLNEGQTLFFGGLARIDYITGGKRPLVCFFSNDINIHRTKTEKANELWKSQLGSLLFPPKKIENFSLNNIKAVRLETGKSKRDVMISGLGFITIDAGAKVIVRIPKNVDVILRDSIL